A region of Toxorhynchites rutilus septentrionalis strain SRP chromosome 1, ASM2978413v1, whole genome shotgun sequence DNA encodes the following proteins:
- the LOC129763148 gene encoding homeobox protein ceh-28, whose protein sequence is MTSGCKNMAQSRQSDFSIEHILTRAGERYEKRRKVESFSCSSNTSQSHSDSDEQIVSEEDEEIVVDNTPHAESVGASSYLQNCMPSFDWLYYTRYRPPKLPRPQKIGPVKRTPGRLPRVPFTPAQLSALEDAYKVSTYLSSEEANQLAYSLELTNTRVKIWFQNRRARDRREKREASLGAPDPIGAGAFVGSIPPSVGHFATFFGSTAKSSSQTTASLSPTGSDGAERSSESSFLHMK, encoded by the exons ATGACCTCAGGCTGCAAAAACATGGCCCAATCGAGACAGAGTGATTTCAGCATAGAACATATTCTAACCAGAGCGGGGGAAAGGTATGAAAAGCGACGGAAAGTGGAGTCCTTTTCCTGCTCATCCAACACATCCCAGAGCCACAGTGATAGTGATGAACAGATAGTGTCAGAGGAGGATGAAGAGATCGTAGTGGATAATACCCCTCATGCGGAGAGTGTCGGTGCATCAAGCTACTTGCAGAACTGCATGCCGAGCTTCGATTGGTTGTACTACACGCGCTATCGTCCACCCAAGTTGCCAC GACCCCAAAAGATCGGCCCCGTCAAGCGTACTCCGGGACGTTTGCCCCGAGTACCGTTCACACCTGCCCAGTTGAGTGCCTTAGAGGATGCATACAAGGTGTCCACCTATTTGAGCTCGGAGGAGGCAAACCAGCTAGCGTACAGCTTGGAGCTTACCAACACGCGGGTAAAAATATGGTTTCAGAATCGACGAGCTCGGGACCGGCGGGAGAAGCGCGAGGCATCGCTTGGCGCACCCGATCCGATTGGCGCCGGCGCATTCGTCGGAAGTATCCCTCCGTCGGTCGGTCACTTTGCGACGTTCTTCGGATCGACAGCGAAGTCGTCGTCACAGACCACAGCTTCGCTATCACCTACCGGATCGGATGGGGCAGAAAGGAGCAGTGAATCATCGTTCCTTCATATGAAATGA
- the LOC129762187 gene encoding 1,5-anhydro-D-fructose reductase: MACKMNIVFDNGTKMPALGFGTWRAPDDEVEKALNEALEAGYRHIDTAPVYMNEKTIGKVLKEWLDAGKVTRNELFVVTKLPPHGTRASSVEKFLKRSLADLQLEYVDLYHIHVPFTVPEVDGPFLMDDNGEIVLETTTDHVALWKAMEKVLEAGLARNIGLSNFNQRQIQRILDNCQIKPANLQIENHIYLQQPELVEFCKRNGITVTAYSPLGSKGIEQLLNRQVPDLLDNPVVKEIAQKLDKSAAQILLRHLLQRGISTIPKSTNSKRLRDNIDLFGFSIDDADMQRLNELDQNVRICDFGFFPGITKHPEFPF, translated from the exons ATGGCCTGCAAGATGAACATTGTTTTCGACAACGGCACCAAAATGCCGGCCCTCGGATTCGGCACTTGGCGG GCACCGGACGATGAGGTGGAAAAAGCACTGAACGAGGCACTAGAAGCCGGTTATCGGCATATAGATACGGCGCCTGTTTACATGAACGAGAAGACCATCGGGAAGGTGCTGAAGGAATGGTTGGATGCTGGCAAAGTGACGAGGAATGAGTTGTTCGTCGTGACTAAACTGCCACCCCATG GTACTCGAGCCAGCTCGGTGGAGAAATTTCTCAAACGATCGCTGGCCGATCTACAGCTGGAATACGTGGACTTGTACCATATTCACGTTCCGTTCACTGTACCGGAAGTCGATGGACCCTTTCTAATGGACGACAACGGAGAGATCGTTTTGGAAACAACTACCGACCACGTTGCCCTGTGGAAG GCCATGGAGAAAGTGCTCGAAGCCGGTCTCGCACGCAACATAGGCCTATCGAATTTCAACCAACGGCAGATACAAAGGATTCTCGATAATTGCCAAATCAAGCCAGCTAATCTGCAG ATCGAGAACCACATCTATCTGCAGCAACCGGAACTGGTGGAGTTCTGCAAGCGCAACGGTATCACCGTGACCGCCTATTCCCCGCTCGGTTCAAAGGGAATCGAACAGTTGCTGAA CCGTCAAGTGCCGGACTTGCTGGACAACCCGGTGGTGAAGGAAATCGCCCAGAAGCTGGACAAATCGGCCGCCCAAATTTTGCTACGTCATCTGTTGCAACGTGGGATTTCAACGATTCCGAAAAGCACGAACTCGAAGCGGCTGAGGGACAATATCGACTTGTTTGGATTCAGCATCGATGACGCCGATATGCAGCGTTTGAATGAATTGGATCAGAATGTTCGTATTTGCGATTTTGGATTCTTCCCGgg CATCACCAAGCATCCGGAGTTCCCATTTTGA